Genomic segment of Polynucleobacter necessarius:
AAACCATCCCACTTATTCACGGCGACAACCAATGCACGCCCTGCTTCCACAATAAATCCAGCGATATGCGCATCTTGCTCTGAAATATCTTGCTGAGCATCCAGCATCAAGATCACGACATTGCAATCAGCAATCGCTTGCAATGTTTTGACAACCGAGAACTTCTCGATCGCTTCAAATACTTTGCCACGACGGCGCAGACCAGCGGTATCAACCAAAATGTATGGCTTGCCGTTACGCTCAAAAGGAACTTCAATCGCATCACGTGTAGTGCCTGGCATATCGAATGCAATTACGCGCTCTTCACCAATCAATTTATTAATCAGGGTAGATTTACCAACGTTAGGACGACCCACTACCGCAATTTTCATTGGACGATTAGGATCGTTTTCTTGCTCTTCTGGCTTAGGCTCTGGAACACCTAAAGAATCCAAGGCGTCATCAATCAAACCACGAACACCATCACCATGAGCAGATGAAATCGGGAATGGCTCACCTAAACCTAATTCATAGAAGTCTGCCGTAACAACGCCAGCTTGCATCCCTTCTGTTTTATTGACTGCCAGGATGACAGGTCGACCAGTCTTGCTTAAGAAATCAGCAATCACGCGGTCTTGTGGCGCCATACCCAAACGACCATCAACTAAGAAAATCACGATGTCAGATTCAGCAACCGCTTGTTTAGTTTGCTTGGCCATCTCGGCAACAATGCCGGTCTTTGCTACTGGCTCAAAACCTCCAGTGTCCACACAAATAAATGCGCGCTCACCGATGCGACCTTTGCCGTAGTGACGATCGCGAGTTAAACCCGAGAAGTCCGCAACCAAGGCATCGCGTGAACGCGTTAAGCGATTAAAGAGCGTCGATTTACCAACGTTAGGACGACCGACAATGGTAATTACTGGATTCATTTTGGACTGTACGCCGCTAGTTTTCCACCTTGAGACTGAACCAAGATGAGGCCGTTCACCGCAATCGGTGCGGCTGTGATTGGACTGCTGTCATGACGAATGCGGGCCAGCATTTCACCACTCGCTTGTGATAGTGCATGCACATAGCCTTGTGCAT
This window contains:
- the der gene encoding ribosome biogenesis GTPase Der; translated protein: MNPVITIVGRPNVGKSTLFNRLTRSRDALVADFSGLTRDRHYGKGRIGERAFICVDTGGFEPVAKTGIVAEMAKQTKQAVAESDIVIFLVDGRLGMAPQDRVIADFLSKTGRPVILAVNKTEGMQAGVVTADFYELGLGEPFPISSAHGDGVRGLIDDALDSLGVPEPKPEEQENDPNRPMKIAVVGRPNVGKSTLINKLIGEERVIAFDMPGTTRDAIEVPFERNGKPYILVDTAGLRRRGKVFEAIEKFSVVKTLQAIADCNVVILMLDAQQDISEQDAHIAGFIVEAGRALVVAVNKWDGLDAYVKKRARLEIAQKLRFLDFANVHPISAKKGTGLKELFKDVDLAYAAAMAKLPTPKLTRILQEAIEHQQPKRVGMGRPKLRYAHQGGMNPPIVVIHGTSLSGVTDSYKRYLEGRFRDVFKLRGTPLRIQMNTAKNPYVDADKGKKGKKK